ACTCGTGATCGGTCAGTGGGCATTCGCCGGCACCGGCTGGGAGACGCCTGGGGACGCAGCCATGGCCAAGGCCGCCGCAGCTCGAGCGCGCGAGTACGCCCAGTGGAAGGCAGCACAGAAAGCGGGCAGGTAGGCCGGGAGATGAGAGGAGCAGGGCGATGGACGTGGAGCAGACGCAGGTGTTCCCCAAGCTGCTGACGGTGCGGGACGTATCGGAGATCCTGAGCGTGCCGCTCTCGACACTCCACCACTGGGCCGTCCAAGGTGCGGGTCCACCGTCCTTCAAGGTGGGTCGACACCGGCGCTACGACGCCGCGGTGGTTGCCGCCTGGCTCGAGAAGCAGCAACGGGACGTCGCATGATCGAGAAGCGGGTGTGGCGTGATGGCAAGACCGTCTCGTGGCGCGTTCGCTACCGCGGTCCTGACGGGCGGCAGCGCAACAAGTCGTTCGATCGCCGACGTGATGCAGAGGCCTACGAGGACCAAGTGAGCATCCAGATTCGTCGCGGCGACTGGATCGACCCGCGCCGGGGACAGGTCCGTCTCGTCGACGTGTGGCGGGAGTACCACGACAGCGGGACGCAGCATCTGCGCGAGACGACGAGGCAGAACTACCGGGCCGGCTGGCGCAACATCGAGCCCCACTTCGGGGATTGGCGCGTCAACCGGATCGAGCACGCCGACGTGGCCGACTGGATCCAGAAGCTGAGCGAGATCAAGGGCCCGGAAACGGTCAGGCAGGCCCATCGAGTGCTGTGCCTGGTTCTTGACTTCGCCATTCAGACCCGCCGACTGGCGTTGAACCCAGCGCGAGGTGTGCGTCTCCCTCGACGACCTCCGGCGAGGGAGCGAATCCTGACGGTCGACCAGGTGGCTTCCCTTGCTGATGAGCTCGGGAGGGACGGCGACCTAGTCTTCGCGATGGCCTACCTGGGACTGCGATGGTCGGAACTGGCCGCGCTCAGGGTGTCGGACGTCGACTTGCAACGGCGCCGCGTGCGGATCGTGGAGCGGGCGACCGAGGTGGGTGGACGCATGGACGTGTCCGCACCGAAGAGTCGAGCGTCCAGGCGGAGTGTTGCCATCCCCGCTCTCCTTGAGCCCGTGCTCCGGCAGCGGACCGTCGATCGCGGTGCTGACGAGCTGGTGTTCCCCGCTCCCGACGGCGGCTACCTCCGCAACGGCAACTGGAGGTCGCGCAGCGGTTGGGCTCGAGCCACCACACAGTTGGGACTCGAGGGCGTCACACCCCACGACCTGCGCCGGACCTTCGGCTCCCTTGCACGAGCCGCGGGCGCCGACCTTCGGTGGATCCAGCGAGCGATGGGACATGAGTCCATCAACACGACCGCCCGCATCTACGCACACCTCTACGACGAGGAGCTGGACATCGTTGCGGCCGCCCTGGACCGTCTCAGCGCGAGTCGGGTGGAGGGTCGATGAGGGGGCAGGCAGACGTGGCCATGTGTCCTTCTGGCGTCCTCGAAGGCCTGCAGCGGCTCCTTGCGGCCATCCTGGCGATGGTCGGCTCGACGGCCTCGAAACGCGTTCCCATGGGCTCTGACCAGCAGAAACGCCCTCCGGCGAACCGGAGGGCGTTGTCTGAGCCGCCTAAGGGAATCGAACCCTTGACCTATTCATTACGAGTGAATCGCTCTGGCCGACTGAGCTAAGGCGGCAGGTGCCGTGGGCACGGGGCATGAGTATACGGATGGCCCCGTCAAATGCCGAACCGGCTAGCACTTCAACCCGTCGCGGGGCACCTGCTTCTTCACGTAGTAGTTGTCGATGGCCCCGTCGACGCAGCTGTTGCTGCGCGTGTATGCCGTGTGGCCGTCGCCGTCGTAGGTGATGAGCGCGCTGTTGGCCAGCTGGTCGTTGAGCCGCACGGACCACTCGTAGGGGGTGGCGGGGTCGCGGGTCGTGCCGACGACGACGATGGGCCCGCTGCCCTCGGCGGTGATCTTCTTGGGCTCACCGTCGCCCTCCACCGGCCAGTAGCCGCAGGGCAGCGAGCTCCACGCCAGGAACGGCCCCCACGTGGGCGCGCTGGCGGTGAACTCCTGCGCCTGCTTCTGGTAGACCGACAGGTCGTCGGTGTCGGGCTTGTCGAGGCAGTTGACGGCGTAGATGACCTCCATGATGTTGCCGGTGTACTGGCCGGTGTCGGTGCGGTCGGCGTAGGTGTTGGCGAGGGCCATCAGGTCCCGCCCGTTGCGGTTGTCGACGGCGGCGCGCAGCGCGTCGGTGAGGATGCCCCACGAGCCCTGGTCGTACATGGCCGCCGCGATGCCGAGCGAGCCCCAGCCCTCGGTCAGCTCCGGTGCCTGCGGGTCGCCCGAGGGAATCGGGTTCTCGTCGAGGCCCTTGAGGAAGTCCCGCATGCCCTCCATCACCTCGTCGACCGAGCCGCCGAGCGGGCAGTCACCCTCGGAGACGCAGTCCTCGGCCCACGCCCGGGTGGCCAGCTCGAAGCCCGCTGCCTGACCCTCGTTGACCTCCGCCGAGGTGAGGTCGGGCGCCACGACGCCGTCGAGCACGAACTGTCCGACCGACTCCGGGAACAGGTCGGCGTAGGTGGCCCCGAGGTAGGTCCCGTAGGACTTGCCGAGGTAGTTGAGCTTCGGGTCGCCGAGCGCGGCGCGCAGGATGTCCATGTCCTTGGCCGCGTCGACGGTCGACACGTGACCGAGCAGGGGGCCCGCGTTGGCCTTGCACGCCTGCGCGAACGACTCGGCGTTCTCGGCGAAGGACTGCTCCTCCGCCGCGGAGTCCGGCGTCGGGTCCGACCCGAGGAACCGGTCGAGCTGCCGGTCGTCGAGGCAGTCGATGGGAGCCGACCGGTCGACGCCGCGCGGGTCGAACCCGACGACGTCGAAACGCTGGCGCACGGGCTTGCCGACGATGAAGTCGGCGGCCTGGGCGTAGTCGACCCCCGAACCGCCCGGCCCGCCGGGGTTGACCACGAGGGAGCCGACGCGGCTCTTCTGGCGGCTGGCCGGCACCCTCAGGACCTCGACCTTGATCGTCTCCCCGTCGGGGTCGTCGTAGCTGAGCGGAACGGTCAGTTCGGCGCACTGCCCGCCGGCGCACTTGCTCCACGAGAGCTTCTGCCCGTAGTACTGCGCGAGGTCCTCGGCGCCCGTCGGCGGCGTCTGCGGCACGGTCGGCGTGGACACCGCGTTATCGGACCCCCCGTCGTCGAACAGCGTGCAGCCGGACAGGGCGAGCGCCAGCACGGTCGCGGCCGCAGCGAGGGAGCGTCCCTTCACAGTCATGCACCCGACCGTATCCCGAGGAACCGTGCGCGGCCCCGCAAGCCCGCCCCGGTCAGGCCGGGAGGCGCAGCGAGAGGGCCATGGCCTCCAGCGCCAGCAACGGGTTGACGTTGAGGCCGATCCGTTCCCGGGCCGTGCCGATCGCGTCGATGGCGTGCAGCAGCTGCTCCGAACTCATCGCCTGGGCCAGCCGCTGCACCTCGCCCATGCTGTCCTGGTTGACCAGGTCGATCGGCGCCCCGGTGTGCAGCACCAGCGCGTCGCGGTAGACGGACAGCAGGTCGAGCAGCGAGCGGTCGAGCACGTCACGTGCGTAGCGCGTGGCCCGCGCCTTCTGCTCCTTCTCCAGCGAGGCGAGCTGGGAGCGGATGTGCGGGGGCTGGGTGCGTGCGGACGGGTCCGCACCGAGCGTCTCCATGAGCCGCTGGCGCTCGGCCGCGTCCCGCTCCGACGACGCAGCCCCGGACTCGTCCTCCGCGATCTTCGCGAGGTCGGAGGCGGCGTCGATGGCATGCCCGACACCGCGGATCTTGCCCGCGAGCGCGACGACGTCGCGGCGCCGGATCCGGGCGCCCTCGTCGCGGGCGAGGCGCCGGGCCAGGCCCACGTGGCTCTGGGCCGCCCGCGCGGCATACATCGCCATCGGCGCGTCGATGCCGTCGCGGCGCTGGAGCAAATCGGCGACCGCCTCGGCCGGCGGCGTGCGCAGGCGCACGTGGCGCGAGCGCGAGCGGATGGTGATGACGACGTCCTCGACGGAGGGCGCGCAGAGGATCCAGACCGTGCGTGCCACCGGCTCCTCGAGCGCCTTGAGCAGGGCGTCGGCCGCGCGCTCGGTGAGGCGGTCGGCGTCCTCGATGATGATGACCCGCCATGGGCCGACCGAGGGCCGGTGGGCCGAGAGGGCCGCCAGGTCGCGGGCCTGCTCGACCTTGATCGAGAGCCCCTCGGTGGCGATCACGTCGACGTCGGCGTGCGAGCCGTCCATGGCCGTGCGGCACTCGATGCACTCCCCGCACCCGGTCGACGGGCACTGCAGCGCGGCGGCGAAGGCCCGGGCGGCGACGGACCTGCCGGAGCCGGGCGGGCCCGTGAGCAGCCAGGCGTGGGTCATCGCCCCGGGGTCGGTCGCCGCCCGGTGCAGCATCTCGACTGCGGACTCCTGCCCGATGACGTCGCGCCAGACCGTCACGGCTCGACCGCCCCCATGGACTCGAGCCTCTTCATCACCGCGGCGTGGATCTGCTCCGGCGCCTCGGTGCCGTCGACGATCAGGTAGCGCTCGGGGTTGCCCTGCGCCATGGAGAGGAAGTGCTGGCGGATCGCCTCGTGGAAGTCGTCCTGCTCCGACTCGAGGCGGTCGTGCACCTCGCCGCGGCGGCGCCGGCCCTCCTGCGCGCTGATGTCGACCACGACGGTCAGGTCGGGCACCAGGTCCTCGACAGCCCACATGTTGAGGTCGTGCACCTCCTGGGCGCCGAGGTCGCGCCCGGCGCCCTGGTAGGCCACCGAGGAGTCGGTGTAGCGGTCGCTGATGACCACCTCACTGCGCTGCAGCGCCGGTCGCACGAGCGTCTCGACATGGTGTGCCTTGTCGGCCGCGAAGAGCAGGGCCTCGGCGCGCGGCGCCACGTGGTCGCCGTGCAGCACGAGGTCTCGGATCTGCTGGCCCAGCGGGGTGCCCCCGGGCTGCCGCGTGACCGTGACCGTGCGGCCGGCTCGCTCGAGGGCCTCGCGCAGCAGGGCCACCTGGGTGGACTTGCCCGCGCCGTCGCCTCCCTCGAAGACGATGAAGAGTCCGCTGGTCACGCGATGAACCTTAGGCCACCGCGCCGACGGCCCTCACCGGTGCAGGGCCACCAGCACCCAGGTCGCCGTGACGGCCGACAGCAGCAGCACGGCAGCCGGCAGCAGCGTGAGTCGGAGCACCTCGCCCGTGCGCCGGGCCGCACCCACGGCGCTCAGCCCCAGCAGGATCACCACCGGCGCCAGGGAGTTGCCGATGTTGCCCCCGGCCAGCTGCCCCGCGAGCAGGTCGGCCGGCCGGTCGCCGACGAGGTGGGCCACGTCCGCCTGCAGCGAGGAGAAGAGGGCGTTGGAGCTGGTGGTCGACCCGGTGATGAACGACCCGAGGGCCCCCACCAGCGGCGCGATGGCCGGGTAGGCCTGCCCGGTCGCCACGGCGGCGCCCTGGGCGACGGTGCGCACCATCCCGCTGTCGACGAGCACGCCGGCCACAGATGCGAGGAGCACCACGGACGGTGAGGACTTCCAGGCCTGGCGGAGCGCTCCCCGCCACACCGCAGCCCAGGCGCCGCGGCCCCACGCGCCCATCCGGCGCCACACGAGCACGCTGCCGAGGCAGGCGAGGAGGAGGAACGTGCCGGGGTGACCGACCAGCGCGATGGGGTTGTAGAGGTCGACGGCCTCGTTGAGCGTGCCGCGCGACGTCGTGGTCGGGGGGAAGGACGGCCCGAGCAGCAGGTGGCCCTTCGCCCAGGTGCGCAGGGCCGGCGGCAGGAAGATGGCGAGGGCGACCACGCCGAGGAGCACATAGGGCACTGCCGCCGCCCGGGCCCTCTCACGGGTGCGTTCGACCGGCTCGCCGTCGTCCGGTCCGGTTCCCGAACCGCCCGGTGCGGAAACCTGCGCAGGCGGGGCGTCGGCCCCCGTGCGGTCCGCATATGCCGTGGCGTGGCCAGCCGCCACGCCCACCGTCGCCGCGGCCCCCTCCTCGGAAGAGCCCTCCCCGCGGCGCGTCAGCGCCCGGAGCACGAGCACGACGGCGATACCGGAGGCCCCGGCACAGAGCGCGCCGATGCCGGGCTCGAGCCGTGCCGCGCCCGCCTGCACCAGCGCCATGACGGGACCGACGGTCAGCAGCATCCGCCACCCCTGGCGCAGACCGCCCCACCCACCGTCCATGACGGCCACGAGCACGCCCGCGAGCACGCAGTTGACGCCGAGGACGACAGCCGCCGCGGCGGCATACCCGGCCTGCTCCGCGGTGTCGAGGTGGGCCGTGAGGGCGCCCATGTAGAAGGACGAGCCCATGGAGCCGAAGCCCACCGCCCAGTGGTAGCCGATGAGCGGCAGCGCCACCGCACGGGTGGTGCCGACGCCCAGGGCCACGAGCAGCGGGGCAGCCACCGCGATCGGGGTGCCGAAGCCCGACACGCCCTGGATGAACGACGGCAGCACCCAGGCGAGGAGCAGCACGTTCTCGGTGCGGCGCGGCAGCAGCGTGGACAGGGCCCGCCCGAGCGCGGCCATCCCGACGTGGGAGGCGAGGTGGTGCATCAGCAGCGCGGGCCAGATGACGTACAGGATCCACAGGCCCACCCACGCCCCCTTGCCGAGGCCCACGCCCACCGTGAGCGGCCCGGCACCGAAGGCCGCGACCGCCACCGCCACGCTGTAGGCGACCGTGGTGCCCGCGTTGACGATGGTGGAGAAGCGGCCCCACAGCACCAGCGCGAGCAGCAGCACCACCGGGCTCACCGCCAGCAACCAGGTCGTCGGCGGCACTGCGGTCAGCGCCGCCTGGGCCGGGTGTCCGAGGTTCAGGGACGGGATTGGCATAGATTGTCTTTCGTATACGAACTGCCGGGAGTGGCGGAACGGGCGGAGACCGCTCGAGGACGGACGAGGAAGAAGGGGCAATGGCGCTCACCGACGGGGACCGCACGATCGGAGGCCGGCACCAGGCCCTGCGCGACCAGGTGCTCGCGGAGCTGCGGCAGCGGATCGTCGACGGCGACTACCCGCCGGGGCAGCGGCTCACGGAGGACCGCCTCGCCGCCGACTTCGGGGTCTCCCGCAACCCGGTGCGCGAGGCCCTGCGGATCGTCGAGGCCGACGGCCTGGTCACGATGGTGCCGCGGCGCGGAGCCGTGGTCGCCACGCCGGACGCGTCAGCCATCGCGGACCTCTTCGCCGTGCGAACCGCCTTGGAGTCCGTGGCCGCCCGGCTGGCCGCGCAGCGCGCCACCCCACAGGACGTGGCCGACCTCCGAGCCCTCCTCGACGCCGCACGGGAGGCGACGGACCGCGACGACCTCTCGCGCGTGGCCGAGCTGAACACCGAGCTGCACCGGCGCGTGATCGAGATCAGCGGCAACCGCTGGCTCTCCTCGATCGCGAGCGCGCTGTACCTGCACGTGCAGTGGGTGTTCCGCATCGGAGCCGCCCACCGGGCCCCGCACTCGTGGCAGGAGCACATTCGCCTCGTCGACGCGATCGAGGCAGGCGACGCCGAGGGGGCCGAGGCGGCCGCGCGCGCCCACACCGACGCTGCTGCGCACGCGGCGCTGGAGCACGCGGGTGACGACCCTGCCGAGCAGACCCGCTGAGCCGCGCCCTGCTCAGCGACCCACGGCATAGCCCTGCATCCCCCGCGGGTTGGCGCCGGCGCGCAGCACCCCCGAACCCGGGTCGCGCGTGACGGCGCAGAGCCGGCCGAGGCTCCAGGGGTCCGAGACGCGCACCGTGTGGCCGCGGCGCTCGAGGTCGGCAAAGGTGTCGTCGCCGAGCCGGTCCTCGGCGACGATGACGCCGGGCTCGGTCTCCCGCGGGTAGAACGAACCGGGGAAGCTGGTGGTGTGCCACGCCGGGGCGTCGATGGCCTCCTGGAGCCCCTGGCCCTGAACGAGGTGGCGCAGCAGGAAGAGCAGCTGCCACTGGTCCTGCTGGTCGCCCCCGGGCGAACCGCAGGCCAGGTAGGGCTGTCCGTCACGCAGCACCAGGGTGGGGGTGAGCGTGGTGCGCGGGCGCTTGCCGGGTGCGAGCGAGGAGGCGAGCCCCTCCTCGAGCCAGAACATCTGCATCCGGCTGCCCAGACAGAAGCCGAGCTCGGGGATGGTGGGCGAGCTCTGCAGCCAGCCACCGCTCGGCGTCGCCGAGACCATGTTCCCCCAGCGGTCCACGACGTCCACGTGGCAGGTGTCCCCACGCGTGACGCCCGACCGCGACACCGTGGGTTCCCCGGTGGTCGCGTCACCGGTACCGGTCGCGCGCTCGGCTCCGCCCTGCACGTATGCCGCGACAGCCGGTTCGCGTCCGTCCGGGCTGCCGGGTCGCAGGTCCTCCGAGGCACGCTCGCCGATGAGCGAGGCGCGCTCGGCCGCGTAGGCGGTGGAGAGCAGGGCCTCGAGGGGGACCTCCCCGTCGCCGTACCAGGCCTCGCGGTCGGCGAAGGCGAGCTTGAGGGACTCGGCGACCACGTGGATGCCGTCGGGGGTGCCCGGGTCCAGCGCGGCCGGGTCAGCCACCGCATCGAGCAGGCGCAAGGTCTGGAGCAGGGCCGGCCCCTGGCCCCACGGGCCGGTCTTGGCCACGGTGTGCCCCTGCCACTCGATGGTGGCCGGGTCCTCCCACGACGCCGCGTAGGCAGCCATGTCGGCGCCGGTCACGAGACCGGAGTGCGCCTCACCGCTGGAGTCACGAAACGCCTTGCGCGAGAATGCATCGACGGCCTCGGCGACGAAGCCCTGGCTCCACGCCCGGCGGGCTGCGTCGATCTGGGCCTCGCGGCTTCCCCCCGCCGCCTGCCCCTCCCGCACGAGCCGCTCCAACGTGTCGGCGTAGGTCGGGTTGGCGAACAGGGACCCCGGCTGCGGCGCACGGCCCCGGCTGAGCCAGAGGTCGGCCGAGGTGGGCCAGTCGTTCTCGAACAGCTCACGCACCGTCTCGATCGTGGCGCTGACGCGTCCGATGAGCGGGTGGCCGGAGCGGGCATAGCCGATGGCCGGCTCAAGCACCTCGAGGAGGCTGCGCGTCCCGCTGTCACGCAACAGCAACAGCCACGCGTCCACCGCTCCGGGCACGGCTGCCGCCAAGGGGCCGGAACCGGGGATGAGGTCAAGGCCCTCTGCCCGGTAGTGCTCGATCGTGGCGGCCGCCGGCGCGGGCCCCTGCCCGGCGAGCACTCGGGGGCGGGGGTCCTCGGCCGTGGCGATGATCGCCGGCACCTCACCTCCCGGCCCGTTGAGGTGTGGCTCCACGATGTGCAGCACGAAGCCGGCGGCGACCGCTGCGTCGAAGGCGTTGCCACCGAGCTCGAGGAGGCGCATCGCCGACTGGGAGGCCGCCCAGTGCGTCGACGACACCATGCCGAAGGTGCCCTCGAGCGTCGGCCGGGTCGTGAAGGTCATGCGGGGCTCCCTGTCGTGGTGACGGGCTGGTCCTGACGAATGTCCGGGGCGCTCCCGTCCTCGTGCACGAAGTGGCACGCCACCGACGCGCCCCCCGACCTGCGCAGTGCGGGCACCTCCTCCGCGCACCGGGCGACGGCGACCGGGCAGCGGGTGTGGAACCGGCAGCCGGACGGCGGGTCCATCGCCGAGGGCAGGTCGTCCCCCAGCAGCACCCGCGTGCGCGACCTCTGGCGCCCCGGGTCCGCCACGGGCGCAGCCGCCAGCAGCGCCTGCGTGTACGGGTGGCGGGGGCGAGCGAAGATCTCCTCGCGAGAGCCCTGCTCGACGAGCTGCCCGAGGTACATCACGGCGATGTCGTCGGCGAGGTACTCCACGGCCGAGAGGTCGTGGGTGATGAACAGGCAGGCGAACCCGATGTCGCGCTGGAGGTCGGCCAAGAGGTTGAGCACCGCCGCCTGCACCGAGACGTCGAGGGCGCTGGTGGGCTCGTCGGCGACGAGCAGCGTCGGCTCCGACATCAGGGCCCGGGCGATGCTGACCCGCTGGCGCTGCCCCCCGGAGAGCTCGTGGGGGTAGCGCCTGGCGACCTCGGACCGCAGGCCCACGCGCCGCAGCCCGTGGGAGACACGTTCGGCGCGCTCCTTGCGCGAGAGCCGGACTCCCTGGAGCTGGAGCGGCTCGGCGACGATGTCACCGACGAGCATGCGCGGGTCGAGCGACCCGGCTGGGTCCTGGAAGACGATGGACACGTCGCGCCGGTGGCTGCGCATCTGCGACCGGGACAGGTGCGTGATGTCGGTGCCGGCCAGCCGGACCGTGCCACCGGTGGGTTCGACGAGCCGCACGATGCACCGGCCCACCGTCGACTTCCCCGAGCCGCTCTCCCCCACCAGCGCCGTGACCTGTCCGCGGCGGATGCGCAGCGAGACGCCGTCCACCGCGCGCACGGGCCCGAAGTGCATGGCGAGGTCGTCGAGCTCGAGCACCACCTCGGGGTCGCCTGCGGCGGCCTGGTTGTCGCGGGCCTTGCTCACGAGCGCTCCTCCACGGTCGGGCGGGGTCGGTCCCCGCGGGGATGCCAGCACGCCACCTCGTGGGGGTGGCCACCGGCCTGGGCTGCCAGCGGCGCCGGTTCCAGCGGCGGCGCCGACGAGGAGCACCGTTGCGTGGCGGCTGGGCACCGGTCCGCGAAGGTGCACGCGTCGGGCTGGGACTCGAGCACCGGCACGAGTCCCGGGATCTCCTGCAGCCGGTGTGTCCCCGCGTGACGCCCGGGGGTCGGCGAGGCGCAGAGCAGGCCGGCGGCGTAGTGGTGCTGCGGACGGTCGAACATCCGCTGGGCGCCGGCCCTCTCGACGACGCGGCCGGCATACATCACCACCACCCGGTCGGCGATGTCCGCGATCACGCCGAGGTCGTGGGTGATCACGAGGATGCTGGTGCCGAACCTGTCCCGCAGGTCGCGGAGCACGTCGAGGATGCCCGCCTGCACCGTGACGTCGAGGGCGGTCGTGGGCTCGTCCGCCACGAGCACCTTCGGGCTGCACGCCACCGCCATGGCGATCATCACCCGCTGGCGCATGCCGCCCGACAGCTGGTGCGGGTAGTGCTTCACCCGCTCCCGGGGCGACGGGATGCCCACCAGGGCCAGCAGCTCCACCGCGCGCTCCAGCGCCTGCCGCCGCGAGAGGCGCTCGTGGACCTGGAGGACCTCGGCGATCTGCCGACCCACGGTGAGCACCGGGTTCAGCGAGCTCATGGGCTCCTGGAAGATGTAGGCGATGTCGCGCCCCCGGGCGGCGCGCAGCGTGCCGGGACGGGCTCCCACCAGCTCCTCGCCCTGGAGACGTACCGAGCCCTCGACGCGTGCGCTGCGGGGAAGGAGGCCGGCGAGGCTCATGGCCGTGACGCTCTTGCCGCAGCCGGACTCGCCCACGATCCCGACGATCTCACCGGGAGCCAGACGCAGGTCGACGCCGTCGACGGCCGAGACCGACCCGGTCTCCGTGCGGAAGGTGACGCTCAGGTCGCGCACCTCGAGGACCGGTGGCGCGTCGGCGAGGTGCTCAGGGGAGGCAACAGCGTTCATCGGCGGTTCGCCTTCGGGTCGAGGGCGTCGCGCAGGCTGTCACCGAACACGTTGAACGCCAGGGCAAGGGTCATGATGGCCAGGCCTGGCAGGACCGCCGCCCACGGGGCCCGCGCCGCGAACTGCTGTGCGTTCGCCAGCATGGTGCCGAGGCTCGGGGAGGGTGGCTGGATGCCCAGCCCGAGGAAGGACAGGACGGCCTCGCCGAGGATGGCGGCCGGGATGGCGACCGTGGCCTGCACCAGCACGACCGAGGTCGCGTTGGGCAGGATGTGCCTGCGCAGCACCCACAGGTCGCTGGCGCCGTCCACCACTGCCGCGGCCACGAAGTCGAGCGACTTCAGGCGAAGCGCGTCGGAACGGACCACGCGGATGACGCCCGGTATCTGGGCGATGCCGATGGCCACGGCGGCGTTGCCCAGGCTGGCACCGCGGATCGCCGCGAAGCCGACGGCGAGGATGAGGAACGGGAAGGCGAGCAACAGGTCGGTCAGACGCGAGATCACCGAGTCGGCCGCACGGAAGTAGCCGGCGACCAGACCGAGGGGCACGCCGATGACCAGGGCGGTGAAGACCGCCAGCGCCGCGACCTGCAGCGACGCCCTGCTGCCCAGGATGATGCGCGACAGCACGTCGCGCCCGAGGTCGTCGGTGCCCAGCAGGTGCCCCGGGGTGCCCGGCGGCGCCAGGGTGTTGGCGAAGTCGGTCTGCTCGGGGGCGTACGGCGCCAACAGCGGCGCGAACATGGCCACGACGACCGCCACTGCGAGCACGACGGAGCTGATGACGGCCAACGGGTTCCGGCGCAGCCGCCGGATGACCCGGGACCCCTGGGACGCCTCGGCCGGAGCCGATGCGGGCGCCTGGGTGAGGGCGGTGTCGACACTCATGAGGCATCTCCGGTGACGCGGACCCGGGGGTCGATGATCGAGTAGAGCAGGTCGACGGCGAAGTTGATCACGATGTAGGCGGTCGCGGTGACGAGGACGACGGCCTGGATGACGGGGTAGTCGCGCTGGAAGACCGCGTCGATCGTGAGCTTGCCGAAGCCCGGCAGGCCGAAGATCTGCTCCGTCACCACGGCGCCTGAGATGAGTCCGCCGAGCTGCAGGCCCACGATGGTCACGACCACGATGAGGCTGTTGCGCAGGGCGTGCCGGCCGATGACTGCGCGCGGCCTCAGCCCCTTGGCCTCGGCGGTGCGGACGAAGTCGGTGGACAGGGCGTCGAGCA
This Knoellia sp. p5-6-4 DNA region includes the following protein-coding sequences:
- a CDS encoding helix-turn-helix domain-containing protein produces the protein MDVEQTQVFPKLLTVRDVSEILSVPLSTLHHWAVQGAGPPSFKVGRHRRYDAAVVAAWLEKQQRDVA
- a CDS encoding site-specific integrase, with product MIEKRVWRDGKTVSWRVRYRGPDGRQRNKSFDRRRDAEAYEDQVSIQIRRGDWIDPRRGQVRLVDVWREYHDSGTQHLRETTRQNYRAGWRNIEPHFGDWRVNRIEHADVADWIQKLSEIKGPETVRQAHRVLCLVLDFAIQTRRLALNPARGVRLPRRPPARERILTVDQVASLADELGRDGDLVFAMAYLGLRWSELAALRVSDVDLQRRRVRIVERATEVGGRMDVSAPKSRASRRSVAIPALLEPVLRQRTVDRGADELVFPAPDGGYLRNGNWRSRSGWARATTQLGLEGVTPHDLRRTFGSLARAAGADLRWIQRAMGHESINTTARIYAHLYDEELDIVAAALDRLSASRVEGR
- a CDS encoding alpha/beta hydrolase, with the translated sequence MTVKGRSLAAAATVLALALSGCTLFDDGGSDNAVSTPTVPQTPPTGAEDLAQYYGQKLSWSKCAGGQCAELTVPLSYDDPDGETIKVEVLRVPASRQKSRVGSLVVNPGGPGGSGVDYAQAADFIVGKPVRQRFDVVGFDPRGVDRSAPIDCLDDRQLDRFLGSDPTPDSAAEEQSFAENAESFAQACKANAGPLLGHVSTVDAAKDMDILRAALGDPKLNYLGKSYGTYLGATYADLFPESVGQFVLDGVVAPDLTSAEVNEGQAAGFELATRAWAEDCVSEGDCPLGGSVDEVMEGMRDFLKGLDENPIPSGDPQAPELTEGWGSLGIAAAMYDQGSWGILTDALRAAVDNRNGRDLMALANTYADRTDTGQYTGNIMEVIYAVNCLDKPDTDDLSVYQKQAQEFTASAPTWGPFLAWSSLPCGYWPVEGDGEPKKITAEGSGPIVVVGTTRDPATPYEWSVRLNDQLANSALITYDGDGHTAYTRSNSCVDGAIDNYYVKKQVPRDGLKC
- a CDS encoding DNA polymerase III subunit delta'; this encodes MTVWRDVIGQESAVEMLHRAATDPGAMTHAWLLTGPPGSGRSVAARAFAAALQCPSTGCGECIECRTAMDGSHADVDVIATEGLSIKVEQARDLAALSAHRPSVGPWRVIIIEDADRLTERAADALLKALEEPVARTVWILCAPSVEDVVITIRSRSRHVRLRTPPAEAVADLLQRRDGIDAPMAMYAARAAQSHVGLARRLARDEGARIRRRDVVALAGKIRGVGHAIDAASDLAKIAEDESGAASSERDAAERQRLMETLGADPSARTQPPHIRSQLASLEKEQKARATRYARDVLDRSLLDLLSVYRDALVLHTGAPIDLVNQDSMGEVQRLAQAMSSEQLLHAIDAIGTARERIGLNVNPLLALEAMALSLRLPA
- the tmk gene encoding dTMP kinase — encoded protein: MTSGLFIVFEGGDGAGKSTQVALLREALERAGRTVTVTRQPGGTPLGQQIRDLVLHGDHVAPRAEALLFAADKAHHVETLVRPALQRSEVVISDRYTDSSVAYQGAGRDLGAQEVHDLNMWAVEDLVPDLTVVVDISAQEGRRRRGEVHDRLESEQDDFHEAIRQHFLSMAQGNPERYLIVDGTEAPEQIHAAVMKRLESMGAVEP
- a CDS encoding L-lactate permease, whose amino-acid sequence is MPIPSLNLGHPAQAALTAVPPTTWLLAVSPVVLLLALVLWGRFSTIVNAGTTVAYSVAVAVAAFGAGPLTVGVGLGKGAWVGLWILYVIWPALLMHHLASHVGMAALGRALSTLLPRRTENVLLLAWVLPSFIQGVSGFGTPIAVAAPLLVALGVGTTRAVALPLIGYHWAVGFGSMGSSFYMGALTAHLDTAEQAGYAAAAAVVLGVNCVLAGVLVAVMDGGWGGLRQGWRMLLTVGPVMALVQAGAARLEPGIGALCAGASGIAVVLVLRALTRRGEGSSEEGAAATVGVAAGHATAYADRTGADAPPAQVSAPGGSGTGPDDGEPVERTRERARAAAVPYVLLGVVALAIFLPPALRTWAKGHLLLGPSFPPTTTSRGTLNEAVDLYNPIALVGHPGTFLLLACLGSVLVWRRMGAWGRGAWAAVWRGALRQAWKSSPSVVLLASVAGVLVDSGMVRTVAQGAAVATGQAYPAIAPLVGALGSFITGSTTSSNALFSSLQADVAHLVGDRPADLLAGQLAGGNIGNSLAPVVILLGLSAVGAARRTGEVLRLTLLPAAVLLLSAVTATWVLVALHR
- a CDS encoding GntR family transcriptional regulator — translated: MALTDGDRTIGGRHQALRDQVLAELRQRIVDGDYPPGQRLTEDRLAADFGVSRNPVREALRIVEADGLVTMVPRRGAVVATPDASAIADLFAVRTALESVAARLAAQRATPQDVADLRALLDAAREATDRDDLSRVAELNTELHRRVIEISGNRWLSSIASALYLHVQWVFRIGAAHRAPHSWQEHIRLVDAIEAGDAEGAEAAARAHTDAAAHAALEHAGDDPAEQTR